From one Bacteroidales bacterium genomic stretch:
- a CDS encoding cysteine-rich CWC family protein, with the protein MTNNLHPAPALTLCPRCGKNFTCNPSGKCWCSSVFVPPHKLSELTGKYSSCLCPDCLNEIAQPKL; encoded by the coding sequence ATGACGAATAATCTCCACCCTGCTCCGGCGCTGACCCTGTGTCCGCGCTGCGGAAAAAACTTCACCTGTAACCCATCGGGCAAATGCTGGTGCAGCAGCGTTTTTGTACCTCCCCACAAACTCTCGGAACTCACCGGCAAATACTCAAGCTGCCTGTGTCCCGACTGCCTGAATGAAATTGC